One Xenopus tropicalis strain Nigerian chromosome 8, UCB_Xtro_10.0, whole genome shotgun sequence genomic window carries:
- the LOC116406720 gene encoding uncharacterized protein LOC116406720 gives MSVASSENGNTPEQMIHRIVEFIYTRVKFDIGMDVWINDLKRNARADLNDIWATDGLVERYLTCMNLASNSSDKEKKLICALPPVLYALMEVDTLSKARKENVEKLRSQLHEIESDIQHMKSDKNQLEIDISNKEAFIRDLETDAERSRIAYCKLRKDFEELQQQHIKNQQSGVYGVERSPDPPIITPQYKNWAPYISRAKPIDNVDSEAQDVLGRLAEACQAVTTLIGNHRTRVLRDSSSDTSPERNVRNVQNQTPMSNISHRSSVSNTDASEVESDERVWGSGPFPNRGKNTHKRGSKGKNPQSPKEKQNSASIIKFLNIAIPKFSKKGSSQIANHLELYESTMDSLKLSEADKIRFLPWAFDDRYRHYFSSFKERGITKWQSVLHEIKSEFGPYRTTTAAKREIYKLTCRSNQSPREFLSVLKNAYGLAYRNPDWESVEFKQVFYEALPTQIKLSLAHDLDFENPLERLVTSATLLFNISEGQNLNDRKFKKFPEHNVDESRVKPHLNFESQPKKIPSATGPNQQNQKQLNPRKTKPQIAKGSEGNSSGSGSQGYCPRFNQGYHGYRGNQRYGGYQGYRDPQGYRRWNNRPRQQWRKGQESPDSPRGKSPTGNQNGPRNQNPGRPSRFDQLADQVSKLTDIVSKLSQVSAGKQPEVFFRGKSGAKLCQIKEAESNCYMEMDRKELNTVNDHVLHCPDPEFRAGKGKSNISSVLQPNKDNSYNPVLIEPVCEVPSVQSVPLIESIGTQMPCRQNKEEQSPNILMLQRDHFLSQQMIKHSNFLCNILQLDGRYFIDICLPDGCVGPIQGLLDTGSQVTILSFSYFQQILESSKNKPRLTVFDGSLVSVGGDSLQVKGKSWLTYKIGKKTIRHPTLIVDLPYDRLIIGIDLLKRLRSIIDFINEAIWTQVKTPISFERSHNAKPQNSCHMIEERPNSVEIHFRNSQVPDVSILKNGKPEESINTSFHIINIQKDKIEKIILEDDVLTISLKGGNREVAGITRHIQSLVKIEKTNDTMLVPVQVNNIARVKYAKLDLKSEVSYISLGLLKQVTNPQMIKFSSLQEWVYDLDKDDQSQNVIAKCILSISLGNKYAEHVFNVLKEPQHQMYLGNDIIHRFAMQDV, from the coding sequence ATGAGTGTTGCAAGCAGTGAGAATGGGAATACCCCAGAGCAAATGATCCACAGAATTGTTGAATTCATATATACACGGGTAAAATTTGATATAGGGATGGATGTTTGGATTAATGATTTGAAGAGAAATGCTAGAGCAGACCTTAATGATATCTGGGCAACAGACGGCCTGGTTGAACGCTATTTAACATGTATGAACTTAGCCTCTAACAGttcagacaaagaaaaaaaattaatatgtgcCCTACCTcctgttttatatgcattaatggaGGTAGATACCCTATCAAAagctagaaaagaaaatgtagaaaaattgaGGTCTCAGTTACATGAGATAGAATCAGATATCCAACATATGAAATCTGATAAAAACCAATTAGAGATAGATATCTCAAACAAGGAAGCTTTTATTAGGGATTTAGAAACCGATGCTGAACGTAGTCGCATAGCATACTGTAAGCTCAGAAAGGATTTCGAAGAATTACAGCAACAGCACATTAAAAATCAACAGTCAGGTGTATATGGTGTGGAGAGATCTCCTGATCCTCCAATAATCACTCCCCAATATAAAAATTGGGCACCATATATTTCTAGAGCCAAACCAATTGATAATGTTGATTCAGAGGCACAAGATGTTTTGGGCCGGTTGGCTGAAGCTTGCCAAGCTGTGACCACCTTAATAGGTAATCACAGAACAAGGGTTCTTAGAGATTCTTCTTCAGACACGTCCCCAGAGAGGAATGTGAGGAATGTGCAAAATCAAACACCTATGTCAAATATATCCCATAGAAGTAGTGTATCCAATACTGATGCAAGTGAAGTTGAGAGTGATGAGAGAGTATGGGGATCCGGTCCTTTCCCAAACAGGGGGAAGAATACCCATAAGAGGGGTTCAAAAGGGAAAAATCCCCAAtctccaaaagaaaaacaaaattctgcCAGCATAATTAAATTTTTGAATATTGCTATACCAAAATTTTCTAAGAAAGGTTCTTCCCAAATTGCAAACCACTTAGAACTATATGAATCTACTATGGATTCATTAAAATTATCTGAGGCAGACAAAATCAGGTTTCTTCCATGGGCCTTTGATGACAGATACCGTCATTACTTTTCCTCCTTTAAAGAGAGAGGAATCACCAAATGGCAGTCAGTCCTACATGAAATTAAATCAGAATTTGGGCCCTATCGAACTACCACTGCCGCAAAGAGAGAAATTTATAAACTCACATGTAGATCTAATCAAAGCCCTCGAGAATTTCTCTCTGTACTTAAAAATGCCTATGGTTTAGCTTACAGAAACCCCGATTGGGAATCTGTGGAATTTAAACAGGTATTCTATGAGGCCTTACCAACCCAGATCAAATTAAGTCTAGCTCATGATCTGGATTTTGAAAACCCTCTAGAAAGACTGGTAACATCAGCAACTTTGCTGTTTAACATTAGTGAGGGCCAAAACTTAAATGataggaaatttaaaaaattccCAGAGCACAATGTTGATGAGTCCAGGGTAAAACCTCATTTAAATTTTGAGTCCCAGCCAAAGAAAATACCTTCAGCCACTGGACCTAATCAACAAAACCAAAAACAGCTAAATCCCAGAAAAACTAAACCTCAAATTGCCAAGGGGTCAGAAGGAAATAGTTCAGGTTCTGGAAGCCAAGGTTACTGTCCTCGTTTCAACCAAGGGTACCATGGATACCGAGGTAACCAAAGATATGGGGGTTACCAAGGATACCGGGATCCCCAGGGATACAGACGTTGGAACAATAGGCCCAGGCAGCAATGGAGAAAAGGGCAGGAATCACCAGATTCACCCAGGGGTAAATCACCCACAGGGAACCAAAATGGTCCACGGAATCAAAACCCAGGTAGACCTAGCAGATTTGATCAGCTTGCAGATCAGGTTTCCAAGTTAACTGACATTGTAAGTAAATTATCTCAAGTTTCTGCAGGAAAACAACCTGAAGTTTTTTTTAGAGGAAAAAGCGGGGCCAAGCTCTGCCAAATAAAGGAAGCAGAATCAAATTGCTATATGGAAATGGACAGGAAAGAATTAAATACAGTCAATGATCATGTTTTGCATTGCCCCGACCCTGAATTCAGGGCCGGGAAGGGAAAATCTAATATTTCATCTGTTTTACAGCCTAATAAGGACAATTCTTATAATCCGGTGTTAATTGAACCAGTGTGTGAAGTACCTTCGGTTCAGTCTGTTCCATTAATAGAGTCCATAGGAACACAAATGCCCTGCAGACAGAACAAGGAGGAGCAATCTCCAAATATCCTGATGCTGCAGAGAGATCACTTTTTAAGTCAACAGATGATAAAACACTCCAATTTCCTCTGTAATATCTTACAGTTAGATGGCCGgtattttatagatatttgtcTCCCGGATGGATGTGTCGGACCAATCCAAGGTTTACTGGATACCGGATCTCAGGTCACTATTTTGTCTTTCAGCTATTTCCAACAGATCTTAGAGTCCTCAAAGAATAAACCGAGATTGACGGTATTTGATGGATCTCTGGTAAGTGTAGGTGGTGATAGTCTACAAGTGAAAGGCAAGTCCTGGCTGACATATAAGATTGGTAAAAAGACCATTAGACATCCAACATTGATTGTAGATCTTCCATATGATCGGCTGATCATTGGAATTGATCTGCTCAAAAGGTTAAGATCCATAATTGACTTTATTAATGAAGCAATATGGACTCAGGTAAAAACCCCAATCTCTTTTGAACGTTCCCACAATGCAAAACCGCAAAATAGTTGCCATATGATTGAAGAAAGACCTAATTCTGTCGAAATCCATTTCCGGAACAGTCAGGTACCAGATGTCTCAATCCTAAAAAACGGTAAACCTGAAGAAAGCATTAATACTTCCTTCCACATCATTAATATCCAAAAGGACAAAATTGAAAAGATAATCCTAGAGGATGATGTGTTAACCATTTCTCTTAAAGGGGGAAATCGGGAAGTAGCAGGCATAACCAGACATATCCAATCATTGGTTAAAATCGAGAAGACCAATGATACTATGCTGGTTCCCGTACAGGTAAATAATATTGCCCGGGTGAAATATGCCAAGCTGGATCTCAAATCCGAAGTCAGCTATATAAGTTTAGGACTTCTAAAGCAGGTTACAAATCCTCAGATGATTAAATTTTCTTCCTTACAGGAATGGGTTTATGACCTGGACAAAGACGACCAGAGTCAAAATGtgattgcaaaatgcattttatctatCTCCCTAGGAAACAAATATGCGGAACACGTTTTCAATGTGTTAAAGGAACCGCAACATCAAATGTATTTAGGAAATGACATTATACATCGGTTTGCCATGCAAGATGTGTAA